GAAGCTCGGCCGGATGATCGAGGGCAGCCCGGTATGCTCCAGCACCGCCAGCGCCTCGTCGAGCGTGTGGGCGACGCCCGAACGCGCAGACTCCAGGCCGATCTTGTCCATCGCATCGCGGAACTTGAGCCGATCCTCGGCCTTGTCGATCGCCTCGGCATCGGCGCCGATCATCGTCACGCCGAACTTCTCCAGCGTGCCGTCATGGAACAGCGCCAGCGCGGTGTTGAGCGCGGTCTGCCCGCCCATCGTCGGCAGGATCGCGTCGGGGCGCTCTTTCTCGATGATCTTGGCGACGATCTCCGGCGTGATCGGCTCGACATAGGTGGCGTCGGCCATGTCCGGGTCGGTCATGATCGTCGCCGGGTTCGAGTTGACGAGGACGATGCGATAGCCCTCCTCGCGCAGCGCCTTGATCGCCTGCGTGCCCGAATAATCGAACTCGCACGCCTGGCCGATCACGATCGGGCCGGCACCGATGACGAGAATGGAGGAGATGTCGGTACGCTTGGGCATTAGTCGTCGGCTCCGGTCACGGCCATGCAGCCCCAGCCATCATATTCGATGCCGGGGAAGGATGCTTCGATTTCAAGGCATTTGCGCGTCAGCGCGCGGATCGCGTCGGGCTCGATGGTCTGCTCGACATCGAGATCAAGGCGCCAGACATCGGGCTCGTCGCCCTCCTCGTCCGGCACCAGCTGGCCGAAGGCGAAGCCGTGGCTCTCGGCCGCCTCGGCGACCGGCTCCAGATCCTTCATGTCGCCGACGAAGCTGACATCGACCAGCCGCACGACCGAAGCGTCATCGCCATTGGTGGCGAGCTGGGCGAGCAGTTCCTGATCCTGCTCCCACTCCTGCTCGAAGCGCGCTTCGTCGATGGGGGTGTTGGCGTTGGGCATCAACGGATTTTCGGCTGAGTGTCGAAATTCAACGCGGTCGCGCCTGCGTTATGGAAAATCGAACAAATGACCTTTCCAGTAGATGCCACCCACGCCGCATCTGGCACCGCGATTGGAGCGTCTATACCGACGAATCCATCTTCTTTATCTTTGCCGATCCGATAGGCAGTCAGACCATTGGCCTCCGCCTCAGCTATCAAGCTGTTAATTTTTTGGGTTTTCCCGGTAACACGGATCACAACTCCACCATCAAAAAACTCTGGAGATTCGGCAATTTGTGCCGGAAGCTGGCTTATCAGTTGGCGGAGTTCGATAATGTTCATCCCTACGTCCTTCAACGCGCCCACGAACTGTTCGAATAAGTAGTGGCTATCCTGCGGGCCGGGGCTGGCTTCGGGGTGGTATTGCACCGAGAAGGCCGGCTTGTCGGTCAGCCGCAGGCCGGCCAGCGAGCCATCGAACAGCGAGACATGGGTCGCCTCGGCATTGGCCGGCAGCGAGTCCGCGTCCACCGCGAAGCCGTGGTTCATCGAGGTGATCTCGACGCGGCCGGCGCCCTCGACGCTGCCGACGCGCTTGACCGGATGGTTGGCGCCGCGATGGCCCTGGTGCATCTTGTAGGTCTTGGCGCCCACTGCGAGGCCGAGCATCTGGTGGCCGAGGCAGATGCCGAAGATCGGCTTGCCGACCTCCAGCAACTGCCGGATCACCGGCACCGCATAGGCGCCGGTCGCCGCCGGATCGCCGGGGCCGTTGGAGAGGAACACGCCGTCCGGCGCGTGCCGCATCACGTCCTCGAAGGTGGCGGTCGCCGGCACCACCGTCACGCGCGCACCGGCGGCGACCAGATTGCGCAGGATGTTGCGCTTGAGGCCATAGTCGATCGCGACGACATGGGGCGCGTCCGGCGCGGCGGCGTCGACCGCATAGCCTTCGCCCAGCGTCCACAGGCCGTCGCCCCACTGGTAGCTCTGGAGCGCGGAGACGTCCTTGGCGAGGTCCATGCCTTCCAGGCCGGGCCAGGCCCTGGCCTGCTCGATCAGCGCAGGGATGTCGAACTTGCCCTCGGGATCATGCGCGATGACGCCGTTGGGCGCGCCCTGCACGCGGATCATGCGGGTCAGCGCGCGCGTGTCGATGCCGGAGAGGCCGATGCGGCCATTCTGCTTCAGCCACTCATCGAACCGCTGGGCGGAGCGGAAGCTCGACGGCGCGGTGACGTCCTCGCGGACGATGCAGCCGAGCGCATGGGCGTTGGTCGCCTCGAGATCCTCGGCATTGGCACCGACATTGCCGATGTGCGGGAAGGTGAAGGTGATGATCTGCTTTTCGAAGGAGGGATCGGTCATCGCCTCCTGATAACCGGTCATGGCGGTGTGGAAGCAGACTTCGCCGACGGCGCTGCCCACGGCACCAAAGCCACGGCCGAACAGCACTTCGCCCGATGCCAGAACCAGAACGCCGGTCGCTCCCTCAGGGACGCGCGCGTTTGTATCGGCCATCGGCTGGCTCTCCTCTTGAATGGACAGGCGGGTAAACGGCCGGGTTGGTAGGAGCGTGCGGCCAACCGGTCAATCTAGTAAAATCGGTGCAGGGCCGCTACGTCTGCTCCTTTCCGGCAACCTGCGGGCTCCCATGATTCGAGATGACATCAAGACGGCCCTCGTCGTGGCCATGAAGGCGCGCGAGAGCGAGAAAACGGCCGCGATCCGGCTGATCCAGAGCGCGATCAAGAATCGCGACATCGAGGCACGCACCGGCAAGGCGCCGGACGACGACGATGCGCTGGTGGTCGAAGTGCTCAACAAGATGGCCAAGCAGCGCCGCGAATCGATCGAAATGTACGAAAAGGGCAACCGCCCCGAGCTGGCCGCCGCCGAGACGGCCGAGCTGGCAGTGATCGAGGGCTTCCTGCCGCAGCGAATGACCGAGGACGAGACCGTCGCCGCGATCGACGCGATCAAGGCCGAGCTCGGCGCCACCGGCCCCAAGGACATGGGCAAGGTGATGGCCGAGCTGAAGGCCCGCCACGCGACCAGCCTCGACATGAGCAAGGCCAGCGGCCTGGTGAAGGCGCGGTTGGCGGGGTGAATGGATAAAAGCCCCTCCCGCTCGAGGGAGGGGTTGGGGTGGCCCCGCTAACGGCGTGATAGCGACGCGAGACATACCCTACCCCGTTCGTCCCGAGCGAAGTCGAGGGACCGACACCGGGAGCGACGATGGCATTCTGGGTGTATATCCTGAGATGCTCTGACGGCCGATATTATACCGGCCACACGGACGATCTCGAACGGCGCCTCGCTCAGCATGAGCGCGGCGAAGGGGGGGCATTTACCTCGGCGAGACGTCCTGTCACTCTGATGTGGTGCGGCGATTCCGCGACGCGCGAGGAAGCGCTGGAAATGGAGCGACGACTGAAACCCTGGTCGCGCGCCAAGAAGGAAGCCTGGATCGCGGGCGATTTTGCGCGCCTCTCTCATTTCGCCAAGCCTCCTGCCGAACGTCCCTCGACTTCGCTCGGGACGAACGGAGAGGGGTTCTCGCCCATTCTCCGCGACGCGACCCCATGAGCCTCTCCCCCGCCTGGCTGGACGAGCTGCGCGCGCGCACCTTGTTGTCCGGGCTGATCGGCAAGTCTGTGAAGCTCCAGCGCGCCGGGCGCGAGTGGAAGGCGTGCTGCCCGTTCCACAACGAGAAATCACCGAGCTTCACGGTCAACGACGACAAGGGCTTCTACCATTGCTTCGGCTGCGGCGCGCATGGCGATGCGATCCGCTGGATGACCGACCAGCGCGGCCTGCCCTTCATCGATGCGGTCAAGGAGCTGGCGCAGGCCGCCGGGCTGGACGTGCCCCAACAGGATCCCCGTGCCCGCGAAAAGGCCGAACGCGCCTCCACCCTGCATGACGTGATGGCGCAGGCCGAGGCGTGGTATGTCGAGCAGCTCGGCCGCGCCGAGGGCGCCCATGCCCGCGCCTATCTCCAAAAGCGCGGCATATCGGAGGCGCTGGCCCGCACCTTCCGCATCGGCTTCGCGCCCGACAGCCGCACCGGGCTGCGATCGGCGCTCAAGGAGATCGGCGACGAGAAGATGGTCGAATGCGGCCTGCTGATCCAGCCGGAAGAAGGCAAACGCGATCCCTATGATCGCTTCCGCGGCCGACTGATGATCCCCAT
This genomic window from Sphingomonas abietis contains:
- a CDS encoding GIY-YIG nuclease family protein, translated to MAFWVYILRCSDGRYYTGHTDDLERRLAQHERGEGGAFTSARRPVTLMWCGDSATREEALEMERRLKPWSRAKKEAWIAGDFARLSHFAKPPAERPSTSLGTNGEGFSPILRDATP
- a CDS encoding GatB/YqeY domain-containing protein encodes the protein MIRDDIKTALVVAMKARESEKTAAIRLIQSAIKNRDIEARTGKAPDDDDALVVEVLNKMAKQRRESIEMYEKGNRPELAAAETAELAVIEGFLPQRMTEDETVAAIDAIKAELGATGPKDMGKVMAELKARHATSLDMSKASGLVKARLAG
- a CDS encoding ribonuclease E inhibitor RraB codes for the protein MPNANTPIDEARFEQEWEQDQELLAQLATNGDDASVVRLVDVSFVGDMKDLEPVAEAAESHGFAFGQLVPDEEGDEPDVWRLDLDVEQTIEPDAIRALTRKCLEIEASFPGIEYDGWGCMAVTGADD